Within Nitrospirota bacterium, the genomic segment GGATTTACAAAGATGGCAGGAGGGGTAAACCCTCATTGGAATAAAAAGGATCGTATCAAGAGATGGCACTACCATAAGATTCTCTATTATCCTGAGAAATACAATGTCTTCGGTTGTGTTGGTTGTGGTCTATGTACTATTACCTGTCCCGGGAAGATTGATATGGCTAATACTGTTATAAGGATTAAGAACCTATGAATCCGTATCTGCCACAGGCGGCTGAAATCATGGAAATAAAGAGACTCTCGAAGGATGTTAAAAGTTTCATAGTCAGATTTACCGATAAGGAGGCAATGCATTCATTTAAATTTATGGTAGGACAGTTCGTTATGGTATCCCTCTGGGGTGTTGGGGAATCGCCCATATCTATAACATCTCCACCTCACGAAGAAGATTATTTGGAACTATGCATAAAGGATGCTGGTCGTCTGACCCATTATATTCACCAGCTTACAAACGGAGACCGGATAGGTATAAGGGGACCATACGGAAATCATTTTCCTCTGGAGCGTTTAACAAGAAGAGACCTGCTACTCGCTGCAGGGGGTATAGGGATAGCACCTATAAGGTCAGTTGCTGCCGAGGTTATAAGGAATAGAGACCTTTATAACAAGGTAACAATCATATACGGTGCCAGAACCCCATCTGACCTTATCTATAGTAAAGAGCTGAGGAAGGCATGTCTGGAGAATAATATCAGATTGCTATTAACTGTTGATAAAGGAAATAACTCATGGAAGGGGAAAACAGGTTTTGTGAGTGAGTTATGTTCAGAACTTGACCTCACCACAACCATAGCCTCTGCACTTATCTGTGGTCCTCACCTTATGATGGAATCA encodes:
- a CDS encoding FAD/NAD(P)-binding protein, which produces MNPYLPQAAEIMEIKRLSKDVKSFIVRFTDKEAMHSFKFMVGQFVMVSLWGVGESPISITSPPHEEDYLELCIKDAGRLTHYIHQLTNGDRIGIRGPYGNHFPLERLTRRDLLLAAGGIGIAPIRSVAAEVIRNRDLYNKVTIIYGARTPSDLIYSKELRKACLENNIRLLLTVDKGNNSWKGKTGFVSELCSELDLTTTIASALICGPHLMMESVTGRLINLGFSEDQIFLSLERQMRCGVGKCGHCYVNGKFVCEDGPVFNYSAIKRFL